ttgcttttagaaaaaacaaaaaaaacattgtcctCCTTCTTTTTCACCACTATATGCTTGTCTACCAAgtagaacaaaaacacagtacaTTGAAGTCTATGTCtgcaaagtgacaaaatatgaaaaagttaaaacagttaaaactttctttttgtcGTGACTATCTAAGGCCAATTGTTTCGACATGTTTTGTGACACACATTGCAAGTGAACTCACTTGTCACTGCAAGAAGAGTAGACACTAATGATGGACACTCAGGTGGATTTTGTGGTTCTTCTCTGCATTTTTCAGGTCCTTACTACAGTTAATATCTAACATCAGGACATAAACAATATGCTGTTGCTTTATTTCTTCTCCTTCGGTTCTcgctcctcttcttcctccctcTGTCGTGTTTTTTATTCCTCTTGCTGATAACAATGAAGATGATGAGTGCAGCTAGCATGGCAAACGTTATTAGAAGGCAGCCCCCAAAAACCAGCATTGGTTTGTTCTTCAACATCCACTCACACGtcaaacatttttcctgctgctcagtgagtctacacagTTGTGTTGTGCTATTGTTAGAAGAACCACTGTTAGCGATGATTTTTCTGTACAATGCGACAGAGGCCTTGGCTTTGGATTGGTGCTGGGTTGAGGTAAAAAGACCAAACAGAGGGGCATGTCGATCTTGGAGCTTCCACACATAGAAACCCTGCAAGTTGACTCCATCAAGATGGTAGGCTGAGAGTAAAGGAAAGAGAAAGtaaaaattagatattttttttaactctgaagGGTTTCTTCATTATCAAACATGGGAACAAACTACTTAAAACAAATAACTGTATGGTTCACTATcagcaaaatatgaaacaataatCAGAGCTGTAGCCTCAGCAATTGCCTCTCCCTTCCTTtatggtttgattattttcatgCCATCTCATTAAGTCTGACTTTTATGGTAGAAACCAATACGGTCATTAAAGCAGTATTACCTATGGGGACAGATCTCTGTTTCAACATCCACAACATAAGACTGTTCATGTGTTTCTTATACCCAATAATTCCACAAGACAATCAAGATAGCTTACCTTTGAGAGCTTCCTGTAGATAACTCCTGAGGTAATACTGCCTTAGGTTATCCTCAACTGAAGCTTGGTCATCAATCCCACTGGCTGTGACAATGATAGGCAGAGTTCTGCCATACCTCTGATTCACCCATTTCAGCATCTTCCGTAGACCCCAGGGTACCAGAGCTTGCCCCAAGTTGGAAGACAGCCAGGTGGGGTCTGAGAAACTTACACAATCATGCTCGGGTGCTGGTTTCTTTTGGAGGATGTCCTGTTTGTGAGGATTTGGAGAAACTAAACGTGTTGTAAAATGATTCAAGGGCAATAAAACTCAATGCCCCGTTCAGCTCCTGTCTCTCAGTTGTGGTAAAATGAGGAAGAGGTGTGTTGGGAAGTCCAAATACCCTTGCTCTTTCACCCAGAGATTCCCTCATTTCATAGGGATGTTGCccctttttcttctcatctctTGTTTCAAGCAATGGGTCCAAGAAGAATCCAAgttcaaacagcagaaatctttCTGTTGCCACCATATGTGACTCTAGAAAAGGGTTACCAGGGCTGGCCCAATCAGCATGCAGAGCGAGAGACACCAGTGATCTCTGTTTACCAAAATACTCCCTCTCATGTAACCTCCAGGCTTTGGCATGGGCCATTAGCAGATTATGAGTGGCTTGATGCCTCTCTGTGACATTGGAATAAACATCTATGAGTCTGTTTGGCTCATTAATGGTGATCCAGTAGTGAACCCAGGTACCCAGCTCCTGATAACAAAGTGCTACATATTCTTGAAAAGCTCCCACCTGTAGTGTAATTCAGCCAACCGCCAGATGCATGCAGTGGCCCTGGCAAACCCAAGTTCGGAGCTCTGTGTGTTGGGTGGTACAGGATGACCATAGCTTCCAGGTTTAGCTTCTTGATCTCTGTCAGCACACAGCGGTAGTACCTTTTGGAAGTATAGAGGAAGATGTTATTTTTTGCACTCTGGATGACAAATGGGGTAAAAGGAAGGTCAATTAATTGTTGGGAAATGCAGTTCCTTACAAAGATTCTCATATCCCTTAAAGTGGTTCCCATTTAGACATATTGCAACCACacatttcaatgtatttcttgCAAGTTTATGCACTAGACtaacataaatgtaaataacatgAGGCAAAACAAACCATTTCCATATTGATATGTAGTTGTGGACAACAATATGTTGTCAGCATGCTCTGCTCCAGTGGAAACTAGGAAGTTGTTCAGAATTAATGTGAAGGGAccagaaaatattacattaaatatcctttacaaaaataaaactaaaaactgtgGTGCTCATTTGTATCCTTGACATCTGAGAAAATACTTTGATGAAGCACCTGTTGATGCAAGTATAACTGCAAGTTTTTTAGGGTATGTCTCTACCTGCTGTGGACCTCCAGAGACTGGAATATTTGCCcattcttctaaaaaaaataactcaaccTAATAATAGATCGAATGTATCTGTGAAGATCAGTTTTCAAGCATCACCAAACATTACCAAATATACTTTGGGACGTTCTAACTCATTAATATGCGTTCCATCTAAACTATCAAATAGCAGCTCTTTAGGTTGTTGTCCTACAAGGGGGTGAACCAATTTAAGATTGAGGTTTATGTAAACGTCTTTAGGGAAATTCTCATGGCATTGATTCCACAAATACTTTCTTACTATTACTCTTTCTATAAAGGCCATTTATatgtaacctttttttttaccttagttgtggatctctgcagcttctccagagttATAGTTTTCCTTTTGACTGGTTATCTGATCAATGCCTAGCCTTTATGTGGCCTTACTCTTTCCATTCTTGTTTGTTGGATTGAACAGTGCAACTGGTAACATTGAATTGTATTTTAGAGCATCATAATTAACAGGATTTAATACAAATGCAAGCCATGCAagacattttctaattttagattgttgaaaaaaatatgttgaaaaccatttatcagaaagaagaaaaatactcAGGCATTTCAGGTtgtagtgtgacaaaatgtcaaaacttgatgtaatattaatattctGTAAGACACTTAAAATGctagcaataaaaatgtttccattaaaatgcattaaattaaaGTAAGCTGAATCTTTCCACACtcagatgtttgtgtgtttgttgagCTCTACCTCAGGGCTTCGGTGTTTACATTTGAGCTGCTTCCCTCGGGTAAAATGAGAGACCAGTTAAGAGCAAAGCGGTAATGAGATGCCCCAGTGGATGCAAACAAGCGGAGATGATTGCGAATAGCCAGATAATCTGTGCACTGGGCAGTTCTGGTGTTAAGCTTCACCCCTGGGAGTGGTTGCAGCGATCCGTCTCCTGTGAGGTTCCAGCTGTACACGTGAGGGTCAGAAAACTGAGGGGAGAAAGGGTGGAACCGGACctgcaaaacagcaaaaaattaagaagaaaaaagtaaatgaatgaTCTACCagaatttgttttgctttctttaattATAACTCGTAAAAACGATGCATTTTACCTGCAGTGTAGAGTCTGCTATCCCCCAGTGAAATTTACAAGGAAAATGGCCTTTTACATCTGTTGATGAGTTTTCATCAGCTGGAAAACCATTGTCATTGACAATTTGCTTGAAGTATTGAGCTGTGGTCTTGGGAACCCTGGTTCCGTTTGGTTGATTGAAGTCAACGTAGAAAAGACCTCTTCTCACACTATAGCCATAATTCCACTCAAATCCATCCAACAATGACCAGGCTGAGTAGCCAAATACCTGCACACCATCAAACTTGatggctaaaataaaaattaaaagacttcagtatttattttctaagaaCTAGATGTGCTATTTAAGAGTTTAGATCTAAGAGATTTCCTATTTACCCTGTAGGACTTGGTTGATAAAACTTTTCATCAGATAGATGGCAACTGTGTCTTCTCTTCCAACACTGGCAGTCAGAGAACCACCCCCCTTCTGCCACCAGTACCCTCAGGTTCCCATACTCTAGTTTTATCCAGCCCAGGAGGCGTCGCAGGTCTGGGGTGATGCTCTGCCCATTGTGTAACAGGTTCTGGCCAAGACGGAAATTGTTTGGCCCAAACGACAAAGCAAAAAAGTCAGCTGTTTTCTGCACCCAGAGCTTCTCTTCAGGGGTGAACATGGGCATGAGATtggcatattttattttcagagagaCTGGATAGTCCCCAGCACCAAAGATGGGATCAGCAAACCATCCAAGAATGGCCTCCATCGACTGCTGACAGAGAGCAACGTTGGCTGCTGTGGGCTGGCCTCTGTGGGGTTCAACCCAGTGGGAACCTAAAACAATGGATACTTTACCCCTCTGAGTTGGGCGGAAGTGAGTGTTGTATGTCTGCCATGCTTTGGCGTGTgcctaaaaacaacaatacagACTCTGTAAGGATGTTGTTAATTTGttggcaaaataataaaacagtacacaAGTAGTTCAACTAATAAAATTCATCTTAGCTGAATACCTATTACATGTGACAGCCTGAATATATTTCAtggtattttgtaaaaatcccacaatattaaaatattacgAGCTTTATTCTCTGTTCTctatttctctatttaaattaaaatattaaatagagataaaacaaaacaaattttaaatacctttttaaatattaatacacAATGGCCTGCAAACGTATGATTACACTTTGAACATATTTTGTCTaattacaaccacagacttctgtgtgttttattaggaGATTTTGAGTTAGACTAAGTTACTAGACAAATTATTACATAActgtaaagtggaaaaaatatatttcattcatcttaaaaatattgcatgcatttgtatttagcctcCTTTGCTCTGACCAAATAACATTCAAGaggaatacttttgcagtaCACAAGACTCTACATAAAAtcctttatttaaagaaaataagtgaTTTGATATTCATACATATTCTGctatcaaattttttttttttttaaatagggcAAAAAAAGGGTACATTTTGACAGCATATTAATCGGTATGAGGAAGTGGAAAATCACTATTTACTTAATCTATCTGCTTGGTGTTAGCTGGGAGCAGACCAGCTGTGCTTGACTGCATAAACGTAAGTGAGTATTAATGAGGCGTATCTCCGTGACTtcctgacacacacacgcagattCCCTCCACCACAAAAGTGCTGATGTGGTGGACTTTGACCCTAGTGTCTCTTTAAGTGTCCTGTTTACTTATCACAAAACCTGTCAATATGAATATAGCCAACCAATCATCAGGCAGATAAAACCACCAGTGAGTGGGGATGTTTTGTGGATTATTGCCTTAATTATATGCAGTAGTTATGTTGGATTAAGAGACTtgtaaaagtcagaaaaagacCAGTGATCCGGTCTGTGTTTGCTTCTCTGTCCTGTGACCTATTTGGAGATATAAACATTCATTGACTATCATAAAATGATAAAGCTGTAGGAGTTCAAAGTTTGCTCACAGACTGTGTGTGATCTTATAAACTGTACAAAGAAAGTTGTTGAGTAACCCTGCACGACTCACCCTGATCAGGTTATGGGCTACAGTGAGAGAGCTGGAGACCCCCCCTTTTTCTCCAGGAGCGTGCACGCCTGTCCCATATCCTTGCACGGCCACCAGGTATGGGTTGTGCATTGTGAGCCAGTATTTCACCCGACTCCCAAAAGTACTGAAACAAAACGTTGCATACTGCTCAAAATGCTCCACTAACAGTGTTATTTTTCCAGCCTCCATATTGATCCTGGAACACCTGTGGTAGGTCCCAATGGTAGAGAGTCACAATAGGctcaattttcttttccaggAGCCTCTCTATGAGGCGACTGTAGTGATCCACAGCAGCTGCATTGGGCTCGCCAGTGGCATTGCCTTCAGGGAAAAGTCTGGGCCAGGAGAGGGAGAAAGTGTATGATCTTACACCGAGATATCCCAGTGCCGCTACATCTTCTTCCCAGCAGTTGTAGCTGTCACTTGCCACATCTGCGGTCTCTCTGGGAAAATAATCACTGGTAGAGGAGTGGGTAAAATGGTCCCAAATGGAGACGCCTTTCCCATCCTGGGTCCAGGCTCCTTCATTTTGGAAGGCTGATGTACCTGAGCCCCAGATGAACCCTGGGGGGAAGGTGTCCTGAAGAAAAGACTGGTCTTTGCTAATGGGGCTCGGTTTGGGTCGCTGCCAGATACTCCTGCCTTCCCCAGGAGAACAGACCGCCCGGTCCCAAGGAAACGTCAACAACAGAAGGGAAACCAAAAGGTGTGTGTGACAGGAAGGATGGTTCAGCATACTGAAGGAGTCCACTTTGTCTTTAAAATCCACTTTGAAgacagcaggtgtcagtcagttttACCATGACAAATCCTTTTCTAGCTGAAAGTAGATCCATTgtaagtgaaagaaaaacagagaaacaaagagagagGGACATTGGAAGCCTCAAGGTGCTGCTGTGTCCATCTGACAACCTGGTTAGCCTGCCCTGTCGGTCTCTCCCTCTGTGTACTTCTGCTCCCACTCAGCCCCTCCCTGCAACATAGATTCACACATACAAAGGTTGACTCATACCCAAGCAAGCTGCTATCATTGTCTTACAACAGATTAATTCTTACTTAAGCAAAGTATTAGAAAAGTGTGATTATATCATCAAATGTAAAAGCAAAGAGTAAGACCTCATTACACTTCGTGACTGTATCAatgacttgtttttctttggggtATTTTTCTACACAGAACATCCTCGTGTCAATAATTAGCTTGTACTCTGATCCTGAAGAAATATTCCTCTGGAAACCCTTCTTAGTGATGAGGTTTGAATTAATAGTTGCCAAATGTTCatgacaaataaacaaattaagtAAATTTTTAGCCGATTTACAAGAGATGATCCAAGTTGTTTTCCtttctcattgtttttcttattgtaAGAGGTGGTAAGGACATTTGCAGTGTTCCCACCCAGATCTGATCCAATGGTACCAGGTGACAACGAACACACCGCATTATGTGTCCTTATTAAATTTAGCTCTCCTTTCTGTATATGTGCCAGTCAGTCACCCAAGGCAAAAAACACACAGGGTGGCAGAGGAAATTGCTGGGATATGTgtgtcttaaaaataaaaaaaacctttccatCACAGTTGAAACacatcaaaaaattatttcacctTGTCCAGAGGAAGAGATTGTAGTAAGGTAAACAACACAGTCACTCTGCTTCAAGGGATCGAGGCGTAAGCTAATTAAAAAGTGACAAATGTCTATTTACTATCCCCACTGGCATTATTGGGTCACCATGACGCTAAAGGATGGAAACTGCTGAAACTGAGTTGATCTGTCATTTGTGAAACTTATGTTCCAACACTTTTCTTGGAAATGAACCGGAGCTTTTAATCTTATACcattaaaaatgatgaaagaaGATATCTTAAATgagttattttaataattaaagaaaatagaACTGAATGTTCAAAAGCAccaaaataatcagatttcagtATCTTTACTGTCTTGTCAAGAGGCAGAAGTTTCTTTTGTCACTCTGTTCTATAGAtagaacaggaagtgaaaaagGGATGTGAGAGAAAAAGCTACAACTGGTTAGAGAGGAGCTTTCGTTTTTATGCTTCCCATCAATGTGGCTATTTAGTGCAACACTTTTACAAATAAGGAGCAGAAGCCAATCCAACAGTAGAGCTGATGCTTCGTcttttgagaaaacattttttgttttttccacccattttgtgaaaaaaactcAATTATTTTCCCATCTTGGAGAATTCAATCTTCTGTGACTAAcatttggattaaaaaacatctgaagctAGCTGAGGTTTGTGCActctttcctctgtttttacAATAACATGCTTGTTGAATCTTGTTGTATAAAGTGCCTATTAATTTGAACTGTTTAGTATATTAGTTTTATTACCAGGAAGATGTTGAAAACGCACAGAAAAGGATTAGGATTATTAAACCACTGTGAATTGCAGAAGTTTTCACatgctttgaactttttcaaggAACAAGCAAACTTCATTTTGGTGAAATTTTATGCAacataaaattctaaaaaaGGGTGTTATGTATGTGTATTTAACCCTAAAAATGAACACTTTCAACCAAATTCAAATGCTATTAACAGCTATAGTTTTTTGTGTTATGTCTACAACAGGCTTTATACATTCAAACTGAAGTTTTTACcaaatttttctttgtaaaatagctcaagctcagtgcGACAGGACAGGACAGAGAGCTTCtgtgaacagcagtttttttttagtcctGTCCCATATTCATAATTGGGTTTAGTTCTAAATTTTGATTGGGTCATTCTAACACACACCAAGCTAtaatctaaaccattccattatAGCTCTTACTGTATATTTAGGGTTGTCATCCAAAATTCACTGTATATTCAGCATGAAGGAAATCATGGTTACATATATAGCTATATGGTTTAGAAGATTTTGGTCAGTACCAATAATGTTTGCTACAGAAGAACTTACTATGATGTCATTACTGCAAATAAATTCCTGTAATGATCATAGTATATAGCCCTGATACAAGTCTAtgtataaaaaattatgttaagtCAATGATTCATTTCTTTGAGTGTATTTGACTGATGTGATAGTTTCTTCAAGAACAATTCTGTGTAttccttttttattcattacagtgttagttttctgtgGGTGAGACAATAGCGTCCTCTAGTGTTACTAGATCTTGCTAAAATGAAATCATGTATCAGTCAGATTTGtgtgcaaatatatatatatatatatatatatatatatatatatatatatatatatatatatatatagagagagagagagagtgagtgtCTGTGaaagttgggtagtaactagttagttacatttacttgagtaatgttTTGGAAGAAATATACTAAAGGGTTGTATTATCTGATCCACACCaactttagtttatttaaaggTAAAATATTCATCCCATATAATCTTACGTCAGAAGAGACACCTTGGCTTGCATCTCAAAGCAAATAACCTTGACTAAATGCATCATTACAGTATTGTTttgcatttacttgagtaatattatcaCAAAGTATCTGCTCTTACTTGGGTAATATTATGCTGTTTGGTTTTGAGAGTTCTGGTATGTAAGCTTGTTATTTTTTCAGTACTGTTAATTTTGATATAACATATTCACATATCCAACGATGTTAGAGAAACACAGACTTCCATAGAATGAGACGTGTGCACACGATTGTATACAAACTGCCACCTTCCAGTATTTTCTGAAACaagaataacaataataattaagaCCATAAAttactttccttccacttcacaattaagGACATCCTTTGTTTTGATCTACAGGAGAACCAATGGGATACACTAATTGTAACATGACAAtatttgaaaaagttcaagttggaagtatttttttgtttgtttcaaaaggCATTAAGTAAAAACAGGATACATCAAACATTTCTTCtacattaaaaactttaatcaaGGTGAAGTAAGCAGATGTTGCAGGGACACTGTCACAGTAGGTATTAATCCACATCTCCCATTTCTCCAGACAGGCGATGGGGCCCTCGACTGCATTCCTCTGGGCAGCGGCCGTATTGGTGGTGCTGCAGATGTGTAATTCATCCCATGACAGCATCGTAGACCGATCTTCTAGAAACCTCTCATCTGTCCCGACAGACCTGCCTCTTGATGCAGAATATATCGACCTGTCATGCAACCATATACATCAGCTCCACAAAGGggactttaaaaacacaacccTCCTTCGGTTCCTGAACATGTCGTGGAATGGTTTGGAGCTCATTGACACAGAGACGTTTCATGACACGCCACTTTTAGAAAATCTGGATTTGTCACACAACGTGCTGAGGAACCTGTCAGACCAACATTACTTGTCATTTACAGGGAATCTCAGAGTGCTGAACATGGCATGGAACAAGTTTGAGAACATGACTTTGGGAAGAGAGTTCAGTTTCCTAAGAAAACTGGAGAGTTTAACACTAGGAGCAAAAGTCATCAGTTTGGGGGATTTCAAGAACATCGCTAACGTGACGTTATACTGCTTGACTCTTTCTCTGGAGGAGGAACTTGATTATGAAGCAAACAGCTTAATGGATGTTAGTGCTGAAAAAATTCAACTAGATCTAAATGGCAGAGAAATACCCCAAAATGAATTGTTCGCTGATGTGTTGTCATTCTTTGTAGAAGTCGAAGTCAGGAATATAAGTGGGGGCTACCAACATGTAAAAATGCAGCTTAGTAAAAGAGCCATAATATCCACTCGCAGTCTTTCCGTGAACAACATTGTAATTGATTGGAACGATTTAACTCAAATAGTAAATGCCACTCTGTACACATCCATTGCCCATCTGAGCGCCTCTGATGTGGCAATAAATAACCCCCCATTCTTCGACACCCCTCTGACAGAGACATCTTCAATGCAGTCCTTCACAGTCTCACGAGCAGTTGtaacctccttttttttttctcaggagGCCTTGtacaactttttcatcaat
This Xiphophorus hellerii strain 12219 chromosome 23, Xiphophorus_hellerii-4.1, whole genome shotgun sequence DNA region includes the following protein-coding sequences:
- the klb gene encoding LOW QUALITY PROTEIN: beta-klotho (The sequence of the model RefSeq protein was modified relative to this genomic sequence to represent the inferred CDS: deleted 4 bases in 4 codons) — its product is MLNHPSCHTHLLVSLLLLTFPWDRAVCSPGEGRSIWQRPKPSPISKDQSFLQDTFPPGFIWGSGTSAFQNEGAWTQDGKGVSIWDHFTHSSTSDYFPRETADVASDSYNCWEEDVAALGYLGVRSYTFSLSWPRLFPEGNATGEPNAAAVDHYSRLIERLLEKKIEPIVTLYHWDLPQVFQDQYGGWKNNTVVEHFEQYATFCFSTFGSRVKYWLTMHNPYLVAVQGYGTGVHAPGEKGGVSSSLTVAHNLIRAHAKAWQTYNTHFRPTQRGKVSIVLGSHWVEPHRGQPTAANVALCQQSMEAILGWFADPIFGAGDYPVSLKIKYANLMPMFTPEEKLWVQKTADFFALSFGPNNFRLGQNLLHNGQSITPDLRRLLGWIKLEYGNLRVLVAEGGWFSDASVGREDTVAIYLMKSFINQVLQAIKFDGVQVFGYSAWSLLDGFEWNYGYSVRRGLFYVDFNQPNGTRVPKTTAQYFKQIVNDNGFPADENSSTDVKGHFPCKFHWGIADSTLQVRFHPFSPQFSDPHVYSWNLTGDGSLQPLPGVKLNTRTAQCTDYLAIRNHLRLFASTGASHYRFALNWSLILPEGSSSNVNTEALRYYRCVLTEIKKLNLEAMVILYHPTHRAPNLGLPGPLHASGGWLNYTTVGAFQEYVALCYQELGTWVHYWITINEPNRLIDVYSNVTERHQATHNLLMAHAKAWRLHEREYFGKQRSLVSLALHADWASPGNPFLESHMVATERFLLFELGFFLDPLLETRDEKKKGQHPYEMRESLGERARVFGLPNTPLPHFTTTERQELNGALSFIALNHFTTRLVSPNPHKQDILQKKPAPEHDCVSFSDPTWLSSNLGQALVPWGLRKMLKWVNQRYGRTLPIIVTASGIDDQASVEDNLRQYYLRSYLQEALKAYHLDGVNLQGFYVWKLQDRHAPLFGLFTSTQHQSKAKASVALYRKIIANSGSSNNSTTQLCRLTEQQEKCLTCEWMLKNKPMLVFGGCLLITFAMLAALIIFIVISKRNKKHDRGRKKRSENRRRRNKATAYCLCPDVRY